From the genome of Aerococcus sanguinicola:
GCTTTAAGATCTGCTGGTAGTCAACCGAAGTGTGCAGATAAACGGGACTCATCTGGCTGAGCTCCATATCAATAAATTTTCGCCGTAATTGTGGGGCCCCCTTGACCAGGTCCAAATCTTCGGGAGCAAAGAGCACCACATTCAAGCGGCCAATATAGTCGCTCAAGCGGCGCTGCTCGAGGTGGTTAACCTTAACCAGCTTGCCGCTTTTGGTCAGCTTGACACTTAAGGGCAGCTTGCCGAAACGGTTGCTGACCCGGCCTTCAACCAGGGCTTCCTGACTCTCCCAGCGCAAGAGCTCGCGGTCATGGTTGGTCCGGTGGCTGCGGGCTAGGGAGAGGATATAGATTGCCTCTAGGAGACTGGTCTTCCCCTGGGCATTGTCCCCAATAAAGACATTGATTCCCGGTGAAAAAGTCACCTCAGCAGACTCATAATTTCTGAAATTGAGCAGGCGGATCTCATCGAGGATCATGGGCATCATCCAAAGCCGCGCCAGAAGCACTGACAAGCTGGAAAATGGCTTCCTCAGCAGGCACTTCAACTACTGACCCTGGATAAATCTTTCGTCCTCGACGCTGGTCCTGCTCACCATCAATATAAACCGCAAATTCAGACAGGTACCATTTCGCCTGGCCACCCGTTGCAATAATGCCTGTTTCCTTCAACAATTGGGTCAAAGTCATAAAGTCACCCGTTATCTCAATGGTCTCAGTCATTGCGTCACTTCCTTTCCATCTTCCTTAGCTTCCGCTAAATAAAAAATCGCAATCCCTGCTCGAACCGGCAGAGATTTGCGATTTAGCCAAATACGAGCCAAAGCGGTCGTCGCAAATTAAAAAATCTATAGCTCATTTAGATCTATACTGTCACCTCTTATTATACCCCAAAAACCGCTTTTTTGCAAAGAGAGGGGGCTATTGGCTTGTTTTTTATTGGGAGGGAAATTCGTCTCTAAAGATTGAAAAGCCTTCTCAGGACAAAATAAGGCCGCTCTAAGAAAAAACTTGTCTTATTTTTGTGAAAGCCGAGTATTCAATCAAAAGAAGCAATCAAATAAGATAAATGAAACTTATTTCAAGCGATCGAAAGTTCTGATTGACAAAAAACGGACAAACTGCCTATAATCAAGACACAGGAAATGAATGTCTTCCTTGGGCCTAGCCCTAAACCGCTATTGATGATTCAAAAGCTGATGACTTCTGCTGTAAAGGGCAGGAGTATCAGCTTTTTTTGCTCTTTACTTAATCAAATAATCAAAGGAGTGGTCTTATGTTACTAATGAGCTTTGCTTATATCTTTATCTTTGGGCTCTTGATCGACCGGGTCTGTAAGCAGATCAAGGTCCCGAGTCTGATCGGTTTTCTCTTTCTAGGGATTGTTCTCGGTCCCCATGTCTTGAAGCTTCTCGACGGGGGAATCCTTGACCTGTCGGCTGACCTCCGCCAAGTCGCCCTCATTATTATTCTCAGCCGGGCAGGCCTGTCACTGGACATCAAGGGCTTATTGAAGGTCGGGCGACCTGCCTTACTCATGTGCTTTGTCCCAGCGACTTTCGAAATCCTAGGAACGGCCCTACTCGCCCCCAGCATTCTAGGCATTTCCCGGATCGACGCCCTGCTTTTGGGGACGGTACTGGGCGCGGTCTCGCCTGCTGTGGTGGTTCCAAAGATGATTAAATTGATGGACGAAGGCTATGGGATGGACAAGCAGATTCCCCAAATTATTCTCGCTGGATCCTCGGCCGATGACATCTACGTGCTCGTCCTCTTCTCCTCCTTCCTCGGTCTAGCCCAGGGCGGAGACTTCCAGGCCACCCAGCTCTTAAATATTCCAATTTCCATTATCCTCGGCATCCTGGTAGGCGGACTAGTCGGTGCAGGACTCAATGCCTTCTTCAAACGCTTTGATTGGCCTACTGTTAGCCAAGTGATCTTCCTTTTAGGCTTCTCTTTTGTCTTTGTTTCCCTAGAGAAGGCCTTCCCACAAGTTCCCTTCTCCGGCATCCTAGCCGTTATGAGCATGGGGATCCTGATCAACCGTTTGGACGGCAAACGCGCCCAGGACCTCTCCCGCTACTACAATGCGCTGTGGATCCCTGGTGAAATCCTGCTCTTTGTCCTGGTAGGGGCTTCCGTCAACCTGCCCTACGCCTTCCAAGCCGGCTGGCTGCCTATCCTCTTGATTGCCCTTGTCCTATGCTTCCGCGCAGTGGGCGTCCTGGTCAGCCTCAGCCATACCAATCTCAGCCTCCGAGAACGCGCCTTCAGCGTCATCGCCTACCTCCCTAAGGCCACCGTCCAAGCTGCCATTGGCGGTATCCCTCTCGCCATGGGACTCCCTTCCGGCGAAATCATCCTCACCGTCTCCGTCGTCGCCATCCTCCTCACCGCCCCCCTAGGCGCATTCGGCATCGACCTCAGCTACAAAAAATTCCTTTCAAAGGAATAATTATCCACATGTGAATAAAATCAAAGGCCTTCCCTTGAGCATGGGGAAGGCCTTTTAATGTCTTATTTTTTCATTTGTTTAACTAATAGATAAGCTATATAGGCAAGTAAGACCAAAAAGAGGGCTAGACGACGCTGGGAAGCTTCTGGGAACACTTGGATAATTAAGTTGACCAGGAGTAAAATAACTCCCATTTGCACCAGGGCCCGGACTAAGTTGCTAGGCCACTTATCAAAACCATGCTCTTCGCAAGCCTTCTTAAAATAAATTGTTGTCCAACAGGTATAGAGAGCCAAATTCTCAACAAGACGGCTAACACCTACAAAAGCCAGCGCAACATATGCCAACAAAGTCAACCAAAAAAGCACATCGGCTACTTTTCTCATAGTTTCTTCTGCCATTATGGACCACCTCTCTCT
Proteins encoded in this window:
- the yaaA gene encoding S4 domain-containing protein YaaA; protein product: MTETIEITGDFMTLTQLLKETGIIATGGQAKWYLSEFAVYIDGEQDQRRGRKIYPGSVVEVPAEEAIFQLVSASGAALDDAHDPR
- a CDS encoding cation:proton antiporter, giving the protein MLLMSFAYIFIFGLLIDRVCKQIKVPSLIGFLFLGIVLGPHVLKLLDGGILDLSADLRQVALIIILSRAGLSLDIKGLLKVGRPALLMCFVPATFEILGTALLAPSILGISRIDALLLGTVLGAVSPAVVVPKMIKLMDEGYGMDKQIPQIILAGSSADDIYVLVLFSSFLGLAQGGDFQATQLLNIPISIILGILVGGLVGAGLNAFFKRFDWPTVSQVIFLLGFSFVFVSLEKAFPQVPFSGILAVMSMGILINRLDGKRAQDLSRYYNALWIPGEILLFVLVGASVNLPYAFQAGWLPILLIALVLCFRAVGVLVSLSHTNLSLRERAFSVIAYLPKATVQAAIGGIPLAMGLPSGEIILTVSVVAILLTAPLGAFGIDLSYKKFLSKE